A single genomic interval of Cyanobacterium sp. T60_A2020_053 harbors:
- a CDS encoding DUF2281 domain-containing protein, whose product MKIELRRIEDSPNILAELTNGIDELIITKNEQPIYKLTKINQPTAKRRIRGSAKGLITMGKDFDEPLTEFAEYM is encoded by the coding sequence ATGAAAATAGAACTAAGAAGAATTGAAGATAGTCCTAATATTTTAGCAGAGTTAACAAATGGAATAGATGAATTAATTATTACTAAAAATGAGCAACCTATTTATAAATTGACTAAAATTAATCAGCCCACTGCAAAACGTCGTATTCGTGGCAGTGCTAAAGGCTTAATTACGATGGGTAAAGATTTTGATGAACCATTAACTGAATTTGCGGAGTATATGTAA
- a CDS encoding DUF2281 domain-containing protein, which produces MMNIEQIQQDVSNLPEEAQILVTDFIESLKKRYSVEKQETKSEETLYDKFEASGLIGFCSVEEDLSTTYKQVLADTLESKIQ; this is translated from the coding sequence ATGATGAATATTGAGCAAATACAACAGGATGTTAGCAATTTACCCGAAGAAGCACAAATTTTAGTTACTGATTTTATTGAATCATTGAAAAAACGTTATTCTGTTGAAAAACAGGAGACAAAATCAGAAGAAACCCTCTATGATAAATTTGAAGCCAGTGGATTAATTGGATTTTGCTCAGTGGAAGAAGATTTATCAACTACCTATAAACAAGTTTTAGCAGATACATTAGAAAGTAAAATACAATGA